The following coding sequences lie in one Leucobacter allii genomic window:
- a CDS encoding Gfo/Idh/MocA family protein — translation MRIGIIGTGVMGAFHVGLLHEQVSGATVVAVADPAIDRAEAVVAAIPGARAFADAQELIADPEVEAVLIASPDSLHAEQTLACIAAGKPTLCEKPLSYSVADAERVVAAHREKVGDGIPLVHQGFMRRFDPGYVEQKRAVDSGAHGRPVMVHSIGRGMATGPGATDETVIYNSAIHDIDVVPWLLGSPVTAVSWHAPETPSGQHPELREPFLLLLRTADGALSTVENSLNARYGYDMRSEVLCETGTVAITEPHRVVTGSALAASTPIPADFRPRFAEAYRLELQEWVTALNEGRAPTLATVEDGAQATRVAAAAVASMRAGGAFVAVGDAR, via the coding sequence ATGAGAATCGGCATCATCGGCACCGGCGTCATGGGCGCCTTCCACGTCGGCCTGCTGCACGAGCAGGTCTCCGGGGCGACCGTCGTCGCGGTCGCGGACCCCGCGATCGACCGCGCGGAGGCCGTCGTCGCCGCGATCCCGGGAGCCCGCGCCTTCGCCGACGCGCAGGAGCTCATCGCCGACCCCGAGGTCGAAGCGGTGCTCATCGCCTCGCCCGACTCCCTGCACGCCGAGCAGACCCTCGCCTGCATCGCCGCCGGGAAGCCGACGCTCTGCGAGAAGCCGCTGTCGTACTCCGTGGCCGATGCCGAGCGCGTCGTCGCCGCGCACCGGGAGAAGGTGGGCGACGGGATCCCGCTCGTGCACCAGGGCTTCATGCGCCGCTTCGATCCCGGGTACGTCGAGCAGAAGCGGGCCGTCGATTCCGGCGCGCACGGCCGCCCCGTCATGGTGCACTCGATCGGCCGCGGCATGGCGACCGGCCCCGGCGCCACCGACGAGACGGTGATCTACAACTCCGCGATCCACGACATCGACGTGGTGCCGTGGCTGCTCGGCTCGCCGGTCACCGCGGTGAGCTGGCACGCCCCCGAGACGCCGAGCGGGCAGCACCCCGAGCTGCGCGAGCCCTTCCTCCTGCTGCTGCGCACCGCCGACGGGGCGCTCTCGACGGTGGAGAACTCGCTCAACGCGCGCTACGGCTACGACATGCGCTCCGAGGTGCTCTGCGAGACGGGCACCGTCGCGATCACGGAACCGCATCGCGTCGTCACGGGATCGGCGCTCGCCGCGAGCACGCCGATCCCGGCGGATTTCCGGCCGCGCTTCGCCGAGGCCTACCGGCTCGAGCTGCAGGAGTGGGTGACGGCGCTGAACGAGGGCCGGGCGCCGACGCTCGCCACCGTCGAGGACGGCGCGCAGGCCACCCGCGTCGCGGCGGCCGCGGT
- a CDS encoding SDR family oxidoreductase, which produces MASKAGLAGLTKNAAFAHRFDRIRINGLNIGWTATPGEAVTQQTFHDAAPDWLAEASAAQPMGKLGQPDEIADAVVFLLSDRSGVVTGSIIDWDQNVPGAYDQ; this is translated from the coding sequence GTGGCCTCGAAGGCGGGACTCGCGGGGCTGACGAAGAACGCGGCGTTCGCGCACCGCTTCGATCGGATCCGGATCAACGGCCTGAACATCGGGTGGACGGCGACGCCCGGCGAGGCCGTCACCCAGCAGACCTTCCACGACGCGGCGCCGGACTGGCTCGCCGAGGCATCGGCCGCGCAGCCGATGGGCAAGCTCGGGCAGCCCGACGAGATCGCCGACGCGGTGGTCTTCCTGCTCAGCGACCGCAGCGGCGTCGTCACCGGATCGATCATCGACTGGGATCAGAACGTCCCGGGCGCCTACGACCAGTAG
- a CDS encoding SDR family NAD(P)-dependent oxidoreductase, protein MQALMQDRVVLVTGGTQGLGRAIAEAAAREGASGIAIVGRNPEKAEVALAAIRAAAAGSADCDAIAIIADLGAAGAAERAVAETVARFGRIDSLVNAAGATSRGTLLDTTRELLEEHLTLNITAPFMTMQGAVADMTARRAPGTILNIISMSMHGGQPYLAPTWPRRRDSRG, encoded by the coding sequence ATGCAGGCGCTGATGCAGGACAGGGTGGTGCTGGTGACGGGCGGCACGCAGGGACTCGGGCGCGCGATCGCCGAGGCGGCCGCCCGCGAGGGCGCGAGCGGCATCGCGATCGTCGGGCGGAACCCCGAGAAGGCGGAGGTCGCGCTCGCGGCGATCCGTGCCGCGGCAGCGGGATCCGCGGACTGCGACGCCATCGCGATCATCGCCGATCTCGGCGCGGCCGGCGCGGCCGAGCGCGCCGTCGCCGAGACGGTCGCGCGCTTCGGCCGCATCGACAGCCTCGTCAACGCCGCCGGCGCGACGAGCCGGGGCACGCTCCTCGACACGACGCGCGAACTGCTCGAGGAGCACCTGACCCTCAACATCACGGCGCCGTTCATGACCATGCAGGGCGCCGTGGCCGACATGACCGCGCGGCGGGCGCCCGGCACGATCCTGAACATCATCAGCATGTCGATGCACGGCGGCCAGCCCTACCTCGCCCCTACGTGGCCTCGAAGGCGGGACTCGCGGGGCTGA
- a CDS encoding Gfo/Idh/MocA family protein — protein MSASPHAEAAPLRIGMLGASRIAELAILEASAATGEILAAVAARDPERARAYAAEHGFARVHEDYGALLADDSLDLVYIGLPNGLHAEWTARALDAGRNVLVEKPFAANLAEFDRVAARLEAAEGWAWEAFHYADHPALARLIAIVRDGGIGRLRQIEVRMEMPAPPASDPRWSFDLAGGAMMDLGCYALNVLLLLGEELGADPTPAIPQLRSARAVPYAPDPRVDATVEAELSLAGIPVDLRTSMESDGWDFSLRLVGDTGEVLLPNFVKPQEDGRLIVRGGGAGAGAAEAAGGAAERVERVSGTSSYAFQLRRIRAAVRGGERATALLARSRRTMALIDEISLASGLPLRPGRLAD, from the coding sequence GTGAGCGCATCGCCGCACGCGGAGGCCGCTCCGCTCCGGATCGGCATGCTCGGCGCCTCCCGGATCGCGGAGCTCGCGATCCTGGAGGCGAGCGCGGCGACGGGCGAGATCCTCGCCGCGGTCGCGGCTCGCGACCCCGAGCGCGCCCGCGCCTACGCCGCGGAGCACGGATTCGCCCGCGTGCACGAGGACTACGGGGCGCTACTCGCCGACGACTCCCTCGACCTCGTCTACATCGGCCTGCCCAACGGGCTCCACGCCGAGTGGACGGCCCGCGCCCTCGACGCGGGCCGCAACGTGCTCGTGGAGAAGCCGTTCGCGGCGAACCTCGCGGAGTTCGACCGGGTCGCGGCGCGGCTCGAGGCCGCCGAGGGGTGGGCGTGGGAGGCGTTCCACTACGCCGACCACCCCGCGCTCGCCCGCCTCATCGCGATCGTGCGCGACGGCGGCATCGGGCGGCTGCGCCAGATCGAGGTGCGCATGGAGATGCCGGCGCCGCCCGCGAGCGATCCGCGCTGGAGCTTCGACCTCGCCGGCGGCGCGATGATGGATCTCGGCTGCTACGCCCTCAACGTGCTGCTGCTGCTCGGGGAGGAGCTGGGCGCGGATCCGACCCCCGCGATCCCGCAGCTGCGCAGCGCCCGTGCCGTGCCGTACGCCCCGGATCCCCGCGTCGACGCGACCGTCGAGGCCGAGCTCTCGCTCGCCGGCATCCCGGTCGATCTCCGCACGAGCATGGAGAGCGACGGCTGGGATTTCTCCCTGCGGCTCGTCGGCGACACCGGCGAGGTGCTGCTGCCCAACTTCGTGAAGCCGCAGGAGGACGGCCGGCTCATCGTCCGCGGCGGCGGCGCGGGCGCGGGCGCTGCGGAAGCGGCCGGCGGTGCCGCCGAGCGGGTGGAGCGGGTCAGCGGCACCTCGTCCTACGCCTTCCAGCTGCGGCGCATCCGCGCGGCCGTGCGGGGCGGCGAGCGCGCGACCGCGCTGCTCGCGCGCTCGCGCCGCACGATGGCGCTGATCGATGAGATCTCCCTGGCGAGCGGGCTGCCGCTGCGACCCGGGCGGCTCGCGGACTGA